Genomic segment of Populus nigra chromosome 6, ddPopNigr1.1, whole genome shotgun sequence:
ttgttgttaaaaaaaaatgtttgaactATTTTCAAGTaacaaatacttttaaaatgttattgGGTATGGCCAGGTAACCAAACCCAATTCTATTAGGTTTGGCTCGCCGCCAAACCCAAGGTTGTTGGACCCAGTTCGGTCGCCAGACCCGATATTTTTGGATCTAGCATTCCCGTCAGAACAAAGGTTCATTAAGTCTGGCTAGACCGTTAGACCCAACTAGCCAGACtcaatgctattgggtctggctTCACAGCCGGACCCAATCCTAATTAatatggattttaattttttataaaaaatcaccaTACCTGACCAaatgcatatttattttaattaatatgaatttttttagatatatactAAACTCAATAACGTTTTCTCTCATATTTACCTTaaaagttatttgtttttgtattttaaaggtATATTTATCTTGAAACAACATtatattgatgtattttttaaataattttaaggttttgttgttaaaaataaaaataaatatttgaactattttcaagtaaaaaatacttttaaaaaatattttgcaccaTAATTTTAGATCCAATTCTTTTAAGTCTGGCTCGAACATCATatccaaaacatttaaaatattctctatactttttatatttattttatattgaaaaatattattattgatcaACTGCACAGCACAGATGAATATCCTATAATGGATGATAATTGGTGAATATTGTtaatggaaattaaaaaaataataattaatattataacatatactaaaactgctcagtgtttcactgtgcagtccacagtgaaacgctgagctatcttttttttttcttttttttttgtttttatgcctttatgggtttttttttcttctaatgaatttttttttgtttaatttagttttttaatgttaattgttttatttagttatcagactttcatgatacggatTCCGGGTTTgtgagttaacctggtttgacgagttaacccggaatttttttttctttttttctttttaattaatttttttcgtttagtttaatttgttagtgttaaatttctttctatttaattatcagactttcatgacatgtatCTCAGGCTTGATGAGTTAACCTGGTTAATTCTGGATTAacccatcaatttatttttctatttagttgtcaaactttcatgacgcgaatctcaagtttgacaggttaacctagtttgaagggttaaccgaattaattcagatttttttttctttttcttcattagtttttttctttctattggtttttttctttgttttcttcttttttattaatttatttaattatcacacttttatgacataaccttgcagccagacccacatctaAGGCTCCTGGGTCCGGTGTTGCAGCCAGattcacttaaacttgagtcatgtaagtttaatattattattaatattattaatattactctGAGATCAATCATGACAGCTAGATCAAAGGCTTTTGGGCATATCTTTGCAAAAAGACTCAatactcttagatcttagccttttttgatattttttatgcaagaaaaaaaatacatgtggCGTAtgcctttgtgtttttttttttctttttaaaccttTTACGGTGGACTCCACAGTGCAGTCCATGgtgaaaaagctgatgcctttaatttttttttgtcttttttcttctatgtttttttgttttttcattaatttgtttttaatttagtttcttaatattaaattttctgtttagttatcagactttcatgaaaCGAATCctagatttgacgggttaacctggtttgacgggttaacccagttgattcagatattttttctttttcttcattagtttttttcttcctgtaggtttttttttctctttgctttttttctttttaattaatctttttttaatttagttcattaatattaaatcttttttctattaagttatcatactttcataATATGAATCTtaggtttaacgagttaacctgatttgacgggtaacccagttgattcatattttttctttttcctcattagtcttgttcttccaatttcatcttttaacattgtatgcagtccacaatgaaaaggctgatacctttagttttttttttcttttttttatgcctttcactgtggactgcacagtgcagtccacggtgaaaaggctgatgcctttttttttaatttatttatttatttattttgttgatattacttttttttctatttagttatcagactttcatgacacagatcttAGGCTTGAAGtgttaattcaattaatttaaattttttttctttttcttcattagtttttttcttcttttaagttttttttttcttttattttttctttttatttaatttagttcatcaatattaaatttttttctatttagttatcggctggtaccttaaattttttttcttttttttttttgctgtttttataCCTttaactgtggactgcacagtgcagtccacagtgaaaaggctgatgccttttgtttttttttctttttaattaatttttttttgtttaatttagtttgttaatgttcaatttttttttctatttagttatcaaattttcatgacacggatcccgggtttgacgggttagcccagttaattctgggttaatctgtccatttttttttctatttagttatcaaactttcacaacacgaatccaaggtttgacgggtAAACCtaatttgaagggttaacccaattaattcattttttttcttcattagtttttttcttacaattagttttttttctttgtttttttaattaatctatttaattatcatatttttatgacacaATCTTGCAACCAGACCCATATTcaagactattgggtctggtattgcagtcagacccacttaaacttggatcatgcaagtttaatgttattattaatgttataaatattactcttggatcagttattgcaatcaaacccaagactcttaagtataattttgtaaaaaaaactaacacttttaaattttaatttttttaatattttttataaaaaaaaaattaactcgtaAGAACATGCGGGTCCTATACCTAGTGAAGACTAAACTTTCATGGCTGTCGCAGTATAGTAGAGTTAAATGCGGTGGTTTTCAGATATCTACTTCACCACTCTATAGCGACCTCTCTGTCCTTATCTATCTCTCcattaaatttcattaaataataatcTACTTTCCTTCTACCTGCTTTCGCCTTACCTATATCTCCCATTTGATTTTCCTCACTCTCCCTATCCtctgtttttcactttggttttttattttttaatttcactcttttttcaaaaaataaaaagaatttattagctattaatttgaatctaaaAGAGTGCAATTGtacaaaacaaaagattaaaaatcaaattaaaaattaaaaaaaataactatttcaaTCCACATAGAGTTAACAGTAAATAAGTgcataataaaatgaatatcccttttagtttcttttaattctaaaaataaaagattctcTGAAAAACCTATATGCGGCTAGCTTggattcaacaaaaataatgatagtTATCATTAGCATTTAGGCTGACgtttgaggaagaaaaggggGAAATCAGATTGAAAATTAAGGAGAAAGAATTtactcaaaaagaaaagaaaagaaagaacgtCGTACCAATAGCatttaatttcctttaaattgaTATGATGTTAAGCTGTCCAGGCGGACAAGTTGACAAACCCggtatatcatatatatatagatacacATGCGTGCACTGATCATATACCATGAGCAATTTCACCTACCACATGTTATGGAAATGGAGTTACAAACTGTTTTCCTGGTAGCAGTGAGTTGTCtgggttttgtttctctttgcaAGCATATCTTCTGTTTTATCAGGTGGATATGGGTCATGTTCTTGAGACCACCAAAGAATTTGAAGGAGTATGGCTCTTGGGCTATAATCACTGGCTCCACCGACGGGATAGGCAAAGCCCTTGCTTTCGAGCTAGCATCGAAGGGTCTTAACCTAGTTCTTGTTGGTCGAAACCCTTCAAAACTTGAAGCTACATCAAATGAAATACGGGCAAGATTTGGTGATCAGCAAGTAGACATAAAAAACGTTGTGGCTGACTTTGCAACATTGAGCGGACCGGAGATATCAAAGGCAATAGAGGGAAGTATTAAAGAGTTGGATGTTGGTGTTCTGATAAACAATGCTGGAGTTTCATACCCTAATGCTCGGTTCTTTCATGAGGTTGACTGGAAGATGACGGAGAGTCTTATCAAGGTGAATTCAGAGGCAGCAACTTGGGTCACTAGGGCAGTGCTTCCTGCTatgttaaagaagaaaaaaggtgcAGTAGTCAATATGGGCTCCGCCTCCGTCGCCGTCCTTCCTTCATTCCCGTTGTTC
This window contains:
- the LOC133697935 gene encoding very-long-chain 3-oxoacyl-CoA reductase 1-like, encoding MRALIIYHEQFHLPHVMEMELQTVFLVAVSCLGFVSLCKHIFCFIRWIWVMFLRPPKNLKEYGSWAIITGSTDGIGKALAFELASKGLNLVLVGRNPSKLEATSNEIRARFGDQQVDIKNVVADFATLSGPEISKAIEGSIKELDVGVLINNAGVSYPNARFFHEVDWKMTESLIKVNSEAATWVTRAVLPAMLKKKKGAVVNMGSASVAVLPSFPLFAIYASTKAYLGMFSRCINLEYKHHGIDIQCQVPLFVATKMTKFKKSLFLIASPEMYAKASIRCIGYEHLSMPLCSHSVQRFILDALPNTLLDWCTYHFFLRLRRKRLEKESLRAQGRAAAQT